Proteins encoded within one genomic window of Saccharicrinis carchari:
- a CDS encoding GIY-YIG nuclease family protein, translated as MSCHFYILHSPSKNKYYIGYTCDGLASRLEKHNMHHKGYTGQARDWVVVD; from the coding sequence ATGTCCTGCCACTTCTACATCCTGCATTCTCCTTCAAAAAACAAATATTACATCGGGTATACCTGCGATGGATTGGCGTCGCGTTTGGAAAAGCACAATATGCATCATAAAGGATATACGGGTCAGGCGCGGGACTGGGTAGTTGTGGATTAG
- a CDS encoding beta-N-acetylhexosaminidase produces the protein MIHKLSLIVIMAVAFSCTPTGNHSPIHLIPEPLSINTDSQGDFMLAVNTAIVISDSTMLPAAEHLKEILKTELPIKWDTEVEKIKPSIVMRYDIALDSLSPEGYILDINKKNISISSGGPSGLFYAAESIRQLLPAHSETGSSVVSVIPGVKITDAPRFAWRGLHLDVSRHFMPLDFIKKYIDYMAMHKLNVFHWHLTDGIGWRIEIKSHPELTDIGAWRKVKEGKRPWQDFEVWRKGDTEPKYGGFYTQEEIREVVAYAQDRFITVLPEIELPGHSEVVMQCFPELLCTNTQGQALKNTGVYCAANPKSYQLLEDVIDEVLELFPSEYIHIGGDEVAKDNWNSCAKCGKMMRANNYDAQQLQSHFVNHFDNYLKNKGRKLMGWHEILEGELSPSASIMYWGGHDGTADALRENHPTVLTQGSHLYFDHYQSLSAQEPKAFGGFAPLKKVYELEPVPEELEPQYTQNVLGVQANLWTEYMPTPQRIEYMLFPRIAALAEIAWSGKSQKSWPHFRNKMNSMLKRYDAMGLNYATSALRPEIRFELQQDSRQLKVTLNTELHTDIYYTTDGSEPNLTTATLYTEPFYLDKAVTVKAIGIKDGKATGKPEIREARLHKAIGCEIELHSTPNERYAAQGGSTLVNADFGGNKWGNGKWLGFLNKDFEATITFEQATTIEKVALSCIEETGSGIYLPKGMEIQVSIDGKNFETAGTWSSERKGDIAITPEVINEEITVSFNPIQCKYLRIKAPYHQIKDQGVFMFIDEIIVQ, from the coding sequence ATGATCCACAAATTAAGCCTTATCGTTATTATGGCAGTTGCTTTTTCTTGCACGCCAACAGGCAACCATTCGCCTATCCATTTAATTCCAGAGCCTTTATCAATAAATACCGATTCCCAGGGTGATTTTATGCTTGCCGTAAATACGGCCATCGTTATTTCAGATTCGACTATGCTGCCGGCTGCTGAACACCTGAAGGAAATATTAAAAACTGAACTGCCCATAAAATGGGATACTGAGGTAGAGAAAATTAAACCGTCAATTGTAATGCGTTACGATATAGCTCTGGATTCCTTATCGCCGGAGGGCTATATACTAGACATCAACAAAAAAAATATTTCCATAAGTTCAGGCGGCCCCAGCGGATTGTTTTATGCTGCAGAAAGCATCCGTCAACTGTTGCCTGCGCACAGCGAAACAGGTTCATCCGTGGTCTCTGTAATTCCGGGTGTCAAAATAACGGATGCACCACGCTTTGCCTGGCGCGGTTTGCATCTTGATGTCTCGCGGCACTTTATGCCTCTGGATTTTATCAAGAAGTACATCGATTATATGGCCATGCACAAACTCAATGTTTTCCATTGGCATCTTACCGATGGAATTGGCTGGCGCATAGAAATAAAATCGCACCCCGAACTGACCGACATTGGCGCCTGGCGAAAAGTTAAAGAAGGTAAACGCCCCTGGCAGGATTTTGAGGTCTGGCGCAAAGGCGACACAGAACCCAAATACGGCGGTTTTTACACACAGGAAGAAATACGCGAAGTGGTTGCCTATGCCCAAGACCGCTTTATTACTGTATTGCCCGAAATTGAACTGCCCGGCCACTCCGAGGTAGTGATGCAATGTTTTCCGGAATTATTGTGTACAAATACGCAAGGACAAGCATTAAAGAATACGGGCGTTTATTGTGCCGCTAACCCCAAAAGTTATCAACTGCTCGAGGATGTGATTGACGAAGTGCTTGAGCTGTTCCCCTCGGAATACATACATATTGGTGGCGACGAAGTAGCCAAGGACAACTGGAACAGTTGTGCCAAGTGCGGGAAGATGATGAGAGCCAACAATTACGATGCCCAGCAATTACAGAGTCATTTTGTGAACCACTTTGACAACTACCTCAAAAACAAAGGCCGCAAACTGATGGGATGGCACGAGATATTAGAAGGCGAACTGTCGCCCTCGGCATCCATCATGTATTGGGGAGGCCACGATGGAACGGCAGATGCTCTAAGGGAAAATCATCCCACGGTACTCACCCAGGGGTCGCATCTATACTTCGATCATTATCAAAGCCTGAGCGCACAAGAACCAAAAGCCTTTGGAGGTTTTGCCCCCCTTAAAAAGGTATACGAGCTGGAGCCGGTACCGGAAGAGCTGGAGCCACAATACACGCAAAATGTATTGGGCGTGCAGGCCAATTTATGGACCGAATATATGCCAACGCCACAACGTATCGAATACATGCTATTCCCGCGCATAGCAGCTTTGGCCGAGATTGCCTGGAGCGGAAAGTCCCAAAAAAGCTGGCCGCATTTCCGGAATAAGATGAACAGTATGCTGAAGCGCTATGATGCGATGGGGCTTAATTATGCCACGAGCGCTCTGCGCCCGGAGATCCGATTTGAACTGCAACAAGATAGCAGGCAGTTGAAAGTAACATTGAACACCGAGTTGCATACCGATATTTATTACACCACCGATGGGAGCGAACCCAATTTAACCACCGCAACATTATACACGGAGCCATTTTATTTAGACAAGGCAGTTACCGTAAAAGCAATTGGCATAAAAGATGGCAAAGCAACGGGTAAGCCGGAAATAAGAGAGGCCAGATTGCACAAAGCTATTGGATGCGAGATAGAACTACACTCCACACCCAACGAGAGGTATGCCGCACAAGGAGGAAGCACATTGGTAAACGCTGATTTTGGCGGTAACAAATGGGGCAATGGAAAATGGTTAGGCTTTTTAAACAAGGATTTTGAAGCTACCATCACCTTCGAGCAAGCCACCACCATTGAAAAAGTGGCTCTCAGCTGCATAGAAGAAACAGGCTCCGGCATTTATCTGCCCAAGGGAATGGAAATACAAGTTTCAATAGATGGCAAAAATTTTGAAACAGCCGGAACATGGTCATCTGAACGAAAGGGTGACATCGCCATAACGCCGGAAGTGATTAACGAAGAGATTACAGTAAGCTTTAATCCCATCCAATGCAAGTACCTGCGTATTAAAGCACCATATCATCAAATTAAAGATCAAGGCGTTTTTATGTTTATAGATGAAATAATTGTTCAGTAA